A stretch of DNA from Candidatus Neomarinimicrobiota bacterium:
CCGGGACTCATGTTCACCCACGTGGGTCTACAGCAGCCCGTCATTGAGCCCCTGTTCGACACAAGACAATCCGGGGACGTACTGATTGAATTGGGAAAGAGGGCTGTCACGGAAGACGCATTCCCCTGGAAAGACTACGAAGAGCTGGTGTTGGAACGCCTGAGAGTAATCTTTGAGTCCGGAGAGGGTTCGGTGATTTCCGAGTCCACCTATGCCCAATGGGTCGCCTACCTGAAAGAGCGGGGCTGGAGGCTTCAGCAGTATCAGACCTTCGGAGCCTTCCGCAGGACTATTATGAAGAACGGCGGGTGGTGGAATCCGTTGGATCCATTTCTCCCATTGAAAGAAATCTTTCGAACGAAATCGGGAAGGTTTGAGTTCGTTTCCTCGCACCTGAAAGAGAGACTCGCTGAGGCGTCTCAGTTCGCGGAAGGCGACTCGGCTGCTGAAAAGCGGGACCGTCTCCTGAGCGGTTTGCACATTACTGCGCGGGGTGATGATCTCCTGATGCCCCATTATGAAGTCCCATTTTCCCTGGGCAAAACGGAAAAATTCCCCCTTATTTTGACTATATCTGAGCTTCTTACGAATCGAAATGGTGCCGGGGCGACACAGCCTTCGTTGCTCGAGATGATAGGTGTCCAGGTAGGCCGGTATTGGAAATCGTGGATCGAGATCAACCCTCTGACCGGCAGAGAATATGGGTTGAAGGATCGGGGAATGGGATGGGTCGAGTCAACTCAGGGACGGATCCAGGGCGAAGTTCGCTTCTTCGAAGGAATTCGACCAGGGGTAGTCCATCTTCATCTGGGACTCGGGCATACCTCCTACGGTCGCTTCGGGACAGGAATCGGCTTTAATGCGACGGATCTCATCGAGAATCACCGCGATTCACTTTCGTACACTCCCGCCCTGAATGGAACGCCGGTGAAGGTGAGTCCCTCTCTGAGGGAGGTGTGAATTGCCCAGTTGGGGCATGGTCATAGATTTGAATAAGTGTACCGGATGCGGTGCCTGTGTCTCTGCGTGCCGATCAGAGAATAATGTCCCTAATGTGGGTCCCGAACAATCGCAGTTCGGCCGGTCGATTTTTTGGATGGACATCATGGAGATCGTGGAAGGAGAGTATCCAGATGTTCGGGTGCAGTACATCCCTCGCCCCTGTTTTCATTGCGACCGTCCCCCCTGCACGAAAGTATGTCCTGTGAGAGCCACGTATCTGAATGAGGAGGGTCTCGTGGCCCAGATCTACCACAGATGTATCGGATGTCGCTACTGCATGGTGGCGTGTCCATACACCGTGAAATCCTTCAACTGGTATGAGCCTGAGAGACTGGAGGATTTTCTCCAGTTCCGAAATCCTGACGTAAGCTTGCGGATGAAAGGTGTGGTGGAGAAGTGTTCCTTCTGTAGTCACCGACTCCAAAAGGCGAGAGAACAATCCGAATTCGAATCGCGAGACATGGAAGAAGCGGAGTACCAGCCGGCCTGCGTGGAGGCGTGCCCAACCTCTGCCATTGTGTTCGGAGATTTTGAAAACGAAAAACACACGGTGTCTCGCCTGAGAAAATCATACAGGGCTTTCAGAATGCATGAAGACCTGGGAACCGAACCGAAAGTGGTCTACCTGTCCAGAGAAGACTGACATGACCTTGAGTGAACTGAGAAAGGATCCCGACTACGCGCTTTTCAAACCTGTCGTCGAAAAGGGAAGGAAGGCGTTTATCCTGGGAGGATTTCTGTTTGCCGTCTTTCTGTGGACTATGTACATGTACGGTACCCAGCTCAGTTCTGGACTGGGTGTGACGGGCCTGAACCGGCCCATATCCTGGGGTTTCTACATAGTAAACTTCGTCTTTTTCATAGGCATTAGCCACGCCGGGACCCTCATATCGGCAATACTCCGCCTTTCAAAGGCCGAGTGGCGCAGACCTATCACAAGAATGGCCGAAGTAATCACGGCCATCGTTCTCGCCATTGGAGGGCTCCACCCTATCATTGATCTGGGGAGACCCGACAGGCTGCTGAGCATTTTTTACTATGGACGCCTTCAGTCACCCCTCCTTTGGGATGTCACTGCCATAACCTGTTATTTCGCTGCCAGCACCGTCTACCTGTACCTACCCATGATTCCCGATATTGCAATCATGCGTGATATGGGTGTCCGGCCTCAATGGCTCTACCGTTTTCTCTCATGGGGATGGACGGGAACCGAGCGTCAGAAGCACTGCCTGGACAGGGCCATAACGATTCTTATGGTGATGGTGATTCCCATCGCGGTTTCGGTGCACACCGTCATATCCTTCATTTTTTCCATGACATTGCAGCCAGGATGGCACAGCACCATATTTGGTCCCTATTTTGTCGTGGGAGCAATCTATTCCGGGATCGCCGCCATTCTCATAGTGATGATAGTTTTTCGAAAGGTCTTTCACCTGGAAGGATACCTGAAACCCATCCACTTTCAGTATCTCGGCACTCTCCTTCTGGTTATGTGTGCACTATGGTTCTATTTCACGTTTGCTGAATACTTGACGGGAACGTATGGAGGCGAGCCGCACGAAATGAAAATAATTCTCTATAAATTCGCGGGAGGCTACTGGCCCGTATTCTGGAGTATGATTCTCTGCAACTTTGTCATTCCGGTGATAATCCTAAGTAATAAGAAACTGAAAACGATTAGTGGAATCTTCATCGCAAGTTTCGCTGTTATCATCGGAATGTGGCTGGAGAGATTGAACATTGTGGTTCCCTCACTGGCCAATCCTCTTCTGCGCGTGCCGTATCAAGTCTATATTCCTTCCCTGGTGGAATGGGCCCTCTTCCTGGCGGGAGTGGTCGCATTCGTGCTCGCTTTTCTTGTTTTCTCCAAGTTTTTCCCTGTCATTTCCGTCTGGGAGATCAAAGAAGGTCGCAAGGAAGGAATAGAGGTCGTCAAAGAGCGACTGGCCAGCTATCAGCCTGATATCACCACTCAGCCTGGGAAGTCCTAGCTTGAAGAAATCGAGAGAATCACGACTCATGTTCATGCTCCAGGTGGCAAGTCTGTCATGGATCTGGTTTTTCGTCCTGGGAATCACATGGTGGATAATAACATTGCTCCGCGAAGCGTTAAGACTTCACGACGCGCCGGATGCTTCCGTAGTCATCAGTATCGTGGTCATACCGGTTTTCCTTACCTTGGCCAGCGTTTTGACCTACGTTTTCGTGGGATTACAACGACACCGTGAGAATGATTCGCCGCGAAGGCTCTCCGCAGGATCCAGTGAAAAAGATTCAGGGGTGGACGATAGCAACGGGCTCGATGCTGGCCGGAACGTTGAGAATTCTCCAGACCCAACTCCTCGATAGATGAATTCTCTTCATCTGTTTGCGTTTTGCCCGGCTGCCCTTCCTTGGACGGAGGCGGGCCTGCCAGCCCTCATTCTTCGGGAGCATGCTGGCACGGTGTCTTTGAGGCTGAAAAATGGATTTGGATAGGATAGGATCGAACGAGAACAATACAATTCATACAAA
This window harbors:
- a CDS encoding 4Fe-4S dicluster domain-containing protein, whose protein sequence is MPSWGMVIDLNKCTGCGACVSACRSENNVPNVGPEQSQFGRSIFWMDIMEIVEGEYPDVRVQYIPRPCFHCDRPPCTKVCPVRATYLNEEGLVAQIYHRCIGCRYCMVACPYTVKSFNWYEPERLEDFLQFRNPDVSLRMKGVVEKCSFCSHRLQKAREQSEFESRDMEEAEYQPACVEACPTSAIVFGDFENEKHTVSRLRKSYRAFRMHEDLGTEPKVVYLSRED
- the nrfD gene encoding NrfD/PsrC family molybdoenzyme membrane anchor subunit, with the translated sequence MTLSELRKDPDYALFKPVVEKGRKAFILGGFLFAVFLWTMYMYGTQLSSGLGVTGLNRPISWGFYIVNFVFFIGISHAGTLISAILRLSKAEWRRPITRMAEVITAIVLAIGGLHPIIDLGRPDRLLSIFYYGRLQSPLLWDVTAITCYFAASTVYLYLPMIPDIAIMRDMGVRPQWLYRFLSWGWTGTERQKHCLDRAITILMVMVIPIAVSVHTVISFIFSMTLQPGWHSTIFGPYFVVGAIYSGIAAILIVMIVFRKVFHLEGYLKPIHFQYLGTLLLVMCALWFYFTFAEYLTGTYGGEPHEMKIILYKFAGGYWPVFWSMILCNFVIPVIILSNKKLKTISGIFIASFAVIIGMWLERLNIVVPSLANPLLRVPYQVYIPSLVEWALFLAGVVAFVLAFLVFSKFFPVISVWEIKEGRKEGIEVVKERLASYQPDITTQPGKS